From a single Osmerus mordax isolate fOsmMor3 chromosome 14, fOsmMor3.pri, whole genome shotgun sequence genomic region:
- the wu:fi75a02 gene encoding uncharacterized protein wu:fi75a02, translated as MYEVGTPQWLTESLSRAPPWASPTTYPPAPPAGPTGEQLGVLERCLVAHQAEMKNLLSGVLGSLCQRLEVVERRVEELCQQGTAHSNSLAQISSQVDQLCQGMSSIIASKHGLELSPAHGLAKEPKILKEEKMEFTKILPHSPNPPCGVAPSESDMDKGSITMCPWKRTSLTANASPDMRMDSQGQHGLKGTARVSGSGQPSQVGGASQRGRPRSYSPVSDSDDLDMELAAEKGRDALTWLVNSALADTESSDSQDTPLPSLTGQSVEAQGSRALTKGLEPQPHPHSSHSDSHTHSRLTSASLGVPKCPVMTSSKTTCVLPGVPLIPIGACSHSVTPLGGSRPGQAFGVCLPLSEIASPPRSHYQPGINSPPRNLYQPLITSPTHTQTLRGIASPPHTHHKPGITNSPRTQILPAITSPSRTHCQPRITSPPCTQILSGITSPPQTYHTFSHSVREEEKQKVERRKKGKRREEKPFCSVEVPPSATGSIQGNHHPIHIQEWLAGAGARTQVAEERQHHNFIESMKVSCGGGGMPGSGDSGTGSLCLTLHRQQSPSSSRCQMSAEQGSYAQCSHQGASRGGDSQSGQGVSDRPHLPFHSARVSFDGLPVASNLPSPRNGSSKALLVDVRSSCDDGHASLLLQLADTASQMMSSSPGLSPELPLLRDKHSGPANLPRCLSSKLQRHREKEHSSSRRRALKGGSQGGPLPLPELETQGSHHWQPLVMLGSPLLPLSPLQLSPTALPPHSTSSPPLHKLLGRAGDGYLTTTSTLQQSLSCLLPVSTPFPSQGGFSSKAGLSTALAISSPTSFRLWFRHRRPAPLMRLSPVAVEMVLCQIVMSEVKNPPLSPLKDYTGPPGLDNDHSYARGGGIVALCSRNSTSSTTLTSPPARRNRRVRLAADRPAPTNHAHSPKAMRLDLLPPEPVPSFARANVKYPGLHGRGAAREGGQYDASVGAQPGQRSKRVSQIRIRKAVPKPDNNLTPMGLPKPKRLKKKEFSLEEIYTNKNYKSPTPNRSLETIFEEPKEKNGSLVCIGHQKRKRILDFPDFTLPRKRKARTNLPPLRGPRGRARRGRGDEVDLDVMLIERLSELEDFFSREGLED; from the exons ATGTATGAAGTGGGGACGCCCCAGTGGCTCACTG AGAGCTTGTCAAGAGCTCCCCCCTGGGCCTCCCCCACCACctaccctcctgcccctcctgctgGTCCCACTGGGGAGCAGCTGGGCGTCCTGGAGCGCTGCCTGGTCGCCCACCAGGCTGAAATGAAGAACCTACTCTCGGGTGTGCTTGGTTCGCTGTGCCAGCGTCTGGAGGTCGTGGAGCGCAGGGTGGAGGAGCTATGCCAGCAGGGCACAGCGCACAGCAACAGCCTGGCACAGATTAGCAGCCAGGTGGATCAGCTGTGTCAGGGGATGTCCTCCATCATAGCTTCTAAGCATGGCCTGGAACTTTCACCTGCACATGGCTTGG CAAAGGAgccaaaaatattgaaagaagAGAAGATGGAATTTACCAAGATTTTACCTCATAGTCCAAATCCTCCATGTGGAGTAGCGCCTTCGGAATCAGACATGGACAAGGGGAGTATCACTATGTGTCCCTGGAAAAGGACCTCATTGACAGCCAACGCCAGTCCAGACATGAGGATGGACAGCCAGGGACAACATGGGTTGAAAGGAACAGCCAGGGTCTCTGGATCCGGACAACCATCCCAGGTGGGGGGTGCTTCACAGAGGGGCAGGCCCAGGAGCTACTCCCCCGTCTCAGACTCTGATGACCTAGACATGGAGCTTGCCGCTGAGAAGGGTCGTGATGCCCTCACCTGGTTGGTCAACTCTGCTTTAGCGGACACCGAGTCAAGCGATAGCCAGGACACGCCTCTTCCTTCCTTGACGGGCCAATCAGTGGAAGCCCAGGGGAGCAGGGCACTAACGAAAGGACTTGAGCCGCAGCCACACCCACACTCTTCCCATTCAgactcacacacccactcacgtTTGACATCTGCCTCACTTGGTGTTCCCAAGTGCCCAGTCATGACCAGTAGTAAGACCACTTGCGTGCTTCCTGGGGTCCCGTTGATCCCCATAGGGGCTTGTTCACATTCCGTTACCCCGCTAGGAGGGAGCAGGCCTGGGCAGGCGTTTGGAGTGTGTCTCCCACTATCAGAGATAGCTAGTCCACCCCGGAGTCACTACCAGCCAGGCATTAATAGTCCACCCCGCAATCTCTATCAGCCACTCATCACTAGCCCAACCCACACTCAAACCCTGCGAGGCATCGCTAGTCCACCTCATACTCACCATAAGCCAGGCATTACTAATTCACCCCGGACTCAAATCCTGCCAGCCATCACTAGTCCATCCCGCACTCACTGTCAGCCAAGGATTACAAGTCCACCTTGCACTCAAATCCTGTCAGGCATCACTAGTCCACCCCAGACTTACCACACGTTCTCCCATTCCGTtcgggaggaggagaaacagaaggtggagagaaggaagaaggggaagagaagggaagagaagccCTTCTGCAGTGTTGAAGTCCCCCCCTCAGCCACAGGGTCTATTCAGGGCAACCACCACCCCATCCATATCCAGGAATGGCTGGCAGGTGCTGGGGCCCGCACCCAGGTGGCAGAGGAGAGGCAGCACCACAACTTCATAGAGAGTATGAAGGTCTCCTGTGGTGGAGGGGGAATGCCAGGATCTGGTGATTCAGGCACGGGCTCCCTCTGCCTGACCCTGCACAGACAGCagtctccatcctcctcacgCTGCCAGATGTCTGCAGAGCAAGGCTCGTATGCCCAGTGTTCCCACCAGGGTGCGTCCAGGGGAGGGGACTCTCAGAGTGGGCAAGGAGTCTCTGACCGACCCCACTTGCCCTTCCACTCTGCCAGGGTTTCCTTTGACGGGCTCCCTGTGGCGTCCAATCTCCCCTCCCCGCGGAACGGCTCCTCCAAAGCTCTGCTGGTCGACGTCCGTTCGTCGTGTGACGATGGCCACGCGTCCTTACTGCTCCAGCTAGCGGACACAGCCAGCCAGATGATGTCCAGCAGCCCCGGCCTCAGCCCCGAGCTCCCCCTGCTCCGGGACAAACACTCGGGCCCTGCCAACCTCCCACGCTGCCTCAGCTCCAAGCTCCAGCGCCACCGGGAAAAGGAGCACTCCTCGTCCAGGAGGCGAGCTCTAAAGGGGGGTAGCCAGGgaggccccctccccctgccagaGCTGGAGACCCAAGGGTCCCACCACTGGCAGCCCCTGGTGATGCTGGGGAGCCCTCTattgcccctctcccccctgcagcTCAGCCCCACGGCTCTTCCCCCTCACAGTACCAGCAGCCCACCCCTGCACAAGCTGCTAGGCAGGGCTGGAGACGGTTATCTAACAACCACCTCCACTTTGCAGCAGAGCCTGTCATGCCTGCTCCCCGtctccacccccttcccctcccaggGAGGGTTCTCCTCCAAGGCCGGCCTCTCCACGGCGCTCGCTATCTCGTCTCCCACCTCCTTCCGCCTCTGGTTCAGACACAGGCGACCCGCACCCCTCATGAGGCTGTCGCCAGTCGCTGTGGAAATGGTGCTTTGTCAGATTGTTATGTCTGAGGTGAAGAAccccccgctctcccccctTAAGGACTACACTGGCCCCCCAGGACTGGACAACGACCACAG tTATGCTCGAGGTGGTGGGATTGTGGCACTTTGCAGCAGGAACTCCACATCAAG CACAACCCTGACCTCCCCTCCTGCACGCCGGAACCGCAGGGTTCGCCTTGCCGCAGACCGGCCTGCCCCCACTAATCACGCCCACAGCCCCAAGGCCATGCGTCTGGACCTCCTCCCACCCGAGCCCGTGCCAAGCTTCGCCCGAGCCAACGTCAAGTACCCGGGGCTGCATGGACGCGGGGCGGCCAGGGAG gGGGGTCAGTATGATGCCAGTGTGGGGGCCCAGCCAGGCCAGCGCTCTAAGAGAGTGTCCCAGATCCGCATAAGGAAGGCCGTCCCCAAACCTGACAACAACCTCACGCCGATGGGCCTGCCCAAGCCAAAGAG ACTGAAGAAGAAGGAGTTCAGCCTGGAGGAGATCTACACCAataaaaactacaaatcccCTACTCCCAACAG gaGCCTGGAGACCATCTTCGAGGAGCCCAAGGAGAAGAACGGCTCTCTGGTCTGCATCGGCCaccagaagaggaagaggatacTGGATTTCCCCGATTTCACCCTGCCACGTAAACGCAAGGCGCGAACCAACTTGCCCCCCCTGCGCGGCCCCCGAGGACGTGCCCGGAGGGGGCGCGGGGACGAAGTGGACCTGGACGTCATGCTGATCGAGAGACTGAGCGAGCTGGAggacttcttctccagggaggGCCTGGAGGACTGA